The Aedes aegypti strain LVP_AGWG chromosome 3, AaegL5.0 Primary Assembly, whole genome shotgun sequence genome contains a region encoding:
- the LOC5570132 gene encoding immunoglobulin domain-containing protein oig-4 has protein sequence MKVAPKAWMVLCVVILIMLAGDVNARRGRARGRTKSRMQIGLPITGKYRDPESDQYYNNNNGAKITLASHFDYEYVLGHKIAFLCVARGTPRPTITWFKDGVEIFSHLYLHVHEWYIGKDKVKSKIEIDPATQMDAGVYECTADNMYSIDRRSFKTDFSIAFD, from the exons ATGAAGGTTGCGCCGAAAGCATGGATGGTACTGTGTGTGGTGATTCTAATCATGCTAGCTGGAGACGTAAATGCGCGGCGTGGACGCGCCCGAGGACGCACCAAATCAAGG aTGCAAATCGGTTTACCAATTACCGGAAAGTACCGAGATCCGGAATCCGATCAGTACTATAACAATAACAAC GGTGCAAAGATCACATTGGCCTCCCATTTCGATTATGAATACGTATTGGGGCACAAAATAGCGTTCCTGTGCGTGGCTCGTGGCACCCCTCGGCCGACAATCACGTGGTTCAAAGACGGAGTGGAAATCTTCAGTCATCTCTACTTGCAT gtACACGAGTGGTACATCGGAAAGGACAAGGTGAAATCCAAGATAGAGATAGATCCTGCAACGCAGATGGACGCCGGAGTGTACGAGTGTACGGCAGATAACATGTACTCGATTGACCGGAGGAGTTTTAAGACCGATTTCTCGATTGCATTCGATTGA